A stretch of DNA from Aurantiacibacter atlanticus:
CTACAATCGGCATTGGCGACAGGTCTGGCAATTCTTCCCGTCTGGCTTTCCTATGTCTGGTGGGCACCGGCGACGCAGGCCAGCTTCGGTCAACTGACGATTGCCGTTTTATCGGGTGCGGCATTATGGCTCATCTGTCTCCGCCAGACACGTCACTGCGCCTATACAGAGATCCACAGCTATGCCTGTTCCGCACTGGCCTATTTCGGTTGGCGCCAGCTTATGCCTGCACCCCGCTGAACCTGCCAATTTATGGCCTGAATTAGGGAGTAGCCGGCAAGCATGCTATCATTACCCTGCTCGTTGCTGAAGGGACGCATCTACGAGCGGGAGAGATAAATGCACTGGCTCGCCTATAGCTGCGCCTTGGCGCTGACCGGCACGTCACCCCTGGCAGCTCAAACCGGGGAGGTGCTCCCCACTACTATGGAAACACCGGCGCTTCCGCCAGCGATAGCCCAGTCACAAGCTGGCCCCTCTGCTAACGTTCCCATTCAGGAAACGCTGACAATGCAGATGGAGCGCAACCGGCGGATGACCGTGCCTGTCACGATCATGGGGAAAGGGCCGTTCCACTTCATGGTTGATACCGGCGCACAGGCAACGGTGCTTTCTAGCGAACTGGCCGAACGGCTCGGGCTGTTCGACCGCGCAAACGCCACGCTTGTCGGCATGGCAAGCACGCGCGCGGTGCAAACGACCATGGTGCCCGATTTCATGTTCGGCAGCCGTATTATCACGATCCGCACCGCACCTATCCTCGAACGCTCCCATATCGGCGATGCCGACGGTATACTCGGGCTCGATAGTTTGCAGAATCAGCGCGTATTGCTCGATTTCGAAAATGGCGAGCTGACCGTCTCGTCCCACTTCTCCAGCGATGGTGCCGGAGGATACGATATTATCGTGCGCGCGCGCGAGAGGCTGGGCCAGCTGATCATCCACCGCGCACAGATTGACGCGGTTTCAACGGCAGTGATCGTCGATACTGGCGCGCAATCTTCTTTCGGAAATCTGGCGTTACGGAATCGCATGCGCCGCCGCGCGCTGGAGCGAGAAGCCGTGATGACGGACGTCAATGGCGTGACCGTGACCGGACCAACTCACGTGGCCAGCAGACTTTCCATGGACCGTGTTGAGTTGTCGAACATTCCGATTTCATTTGCCGATTCCCCCACTTTCCATTGGCTCGGTCTCGCCGATCGCCCGGCCATGGTGCTTGGTATGAACGAATTGAGCGTCTTTCGCCGCGTCGCAATTGATTTCCGCAGCCGCCGTATCCTGTTCGACCTTCCCGGCGATGTGCCGCTCGACAATCCATGGTATTTCAATCGCCGCGCGACCCGCTTGCCGCAGGATTAGGCCGCCCAGGGTTGTCTGACGCTCTCCTGTGCCCCACTTGTGAGGCACAGTGAGAGATTTCGGCGACCAGACTGGCAATGGCGAGAGCGCCGATTGGGCGACCATGCGTCGCTTCTTGCCCTATCTATGGCCTGCCGGCCGTCCGGAACTCAAACGCCGTATCGTCGGGGCCGGAGTGTTCGTGCTGCTGGCCAAATCAGTTACGCTCGCCCTTCCCTTTGCCTATGCCGGCGCGGTGGACACGATGTCGGCCGATGGCGATCCGGCAGTGTGGGTCGCAATGGCGTTGGTCATTGCCTATGCTGCGGGGCGATTTGGCACTGTTCTGTTCGACCAGTTGCGCAACATCACCTTCAATCGCGTGGGCCAGGATGCGGTGTTGGGGCTAACGCGGGATGTCTTTGCGCGCCTCCATCGCTTATCCCTACGCTTTCACCTGTCACGACGCACAGGCGAACTGACCCGCGTGGTCGAGCGTGGCACAAAGTCAATCAGCTCGATGCTCTATTTCCTGCTGTTCAACATAGCTCCAACTGCAATCGAGCTGGTTGTGGTATCGATCATCTTCTGGACATTGTTCGGTTGGGAGCTGGTCGCCGCCACCGCTGTTACCGTGGTCGCATTTATCTGGATCACCCAGACCATTACCGAGTGGCGCGTAAAATTACGCAAGGAGATGAATGATCTTGATGGGCAGGCCATGGGCCGCGCGGTCGACAGCCTGTTAAATTACGAAACAGTCAAATATTTCGGAGCAGAGGCGCGCGAGCAGAGCCGGTATTCCAATTCCGCCACTTCCTATGCCGAAGCCGCGATCAAGACCGAGAATTCGCTCGGCCTGCTTAACATTGTGCAGGCCAGCATTCTCAACCTGATGCTGGGCGCGGCGATGGCATGGACGATATGGGGTTGGTCCACGGGGAAATTCACCCCCGGCGATCTGGTGCTGGTGAACACCTATCTGATGCAACTTTTTCGGCCGCTAGACATGCTGGGCTGGGTTTATCGCTCTATCCGGCAGGGCCTCATAGACATGGCAGACATGTTTCGCCTGCTCGATACGACGATGGAAGTGGAGGACGCACCGGGCGCACCGGCTCTCATAGTCCGTCGCCCTACGGTGACTTTCGAAGATGTCAGCTTTGGTTACGAAAAGGACCGCCGCATCCTCCACGGTCTCAGCTTTGAAGCGCCTGCGGGGGCCAGCGTGGCGCTTGTGGGGCCTTCGGGTGCGGGCAAATCCACCATTGGGAGGCTGCTATTCCGTTTCTATGATCCGTGGGAAGGGCGCATTTGCGTGGACGGTCAGGATATTGCCAAGGTAACGCAACAATCCTTGCGCGCGATGATCGGCATTGTTCCGCAGGATAGCGTCCTTTTCAACGAAACCATCGGCTACAACATCGCTTATGGCCGCGATGAGCCTGCCCCGGATGACGTGAGATTGGCGGCGAGAGATGCTGCAATCCTGCCCTTTATCGAGGCAATGCCGCAAAAATTCGGAACGCAGGTAGGCGAGCGCGGCCTCAAGCTTTCAGGTGGTGAAAAGCAGCGCGTGGCCATAGCCAGGACGCTACTGAAGGATCCGCCAATCCTGTTGCTTGACGAGGCAACAAGCGCGCTGGATTCACGCACAGAGCAGGACATTCTTGCAACGTTGAAACGGGTAAGCGCGAACCGCACGACCATCGCCATTGCGCATCGGCTTTCAACCATTGCCGATGCCGATATAATCAATGTGATGGATGCCGGACGCATCGTCGAACAGGGCAAACACACACAATTGCTGCGGCTCAATGGACTTTATGCGGAAATGTGGAATCGCCAGCAAAATGAGGAAGACGAGACTGTAGCTGCTGAATAAGAACCGGTATGATTCAACCATCGGGCAGTAACTTGATTTGTGCAGTGCAGCATGTAAAGCAGCAATCGAGACCCATTCCCGTGCTGCCCCGGCGGCTCGCGCACAACAACTGGACATGACCATGATCGACACAGCCGCGTTGAAACGCGACTGGCTCACCAATCCGCGTGCCGAAATCCTAGCCGGTATCGTGGTGGCGCTGGCCCTGATTCCCGAAGCCATCGGTTTTTCCATCATCGCCGGTGTTGATCCACGTGTGGGCCTTTACGCTTCCATCTGTATCGCGATGGTCATCGCTTTTACAGGTGGCCGACCCGGAATGATCTCCGCCGCGACTGCCGCCGTGGCCGTAGTTGTTATCCCACTGGTGCGCGATTACGGGGTGGAGTATCTCTTTGCAGCGACGATATTGATGGGTATCATCCAGCTGATTGCGGCTGTCCTGCGGCTCGATCTGCTGATGCAATTCGTGTCGCGATCGGTGATTACCGGATTCGTCAACGCTTTGGCGATTCTCATCTTCATGGCGCAGCTGCCGCAACTTGACTGGACCAATGAAGGCGTCAACTGGATCACCTATGCGATGGTGATCGGCGGCCTGGCCATCATCTACCTGCTGCCCCGCTTGACGACCGCAGTGCCCAGCCCGTTGATTGCGATCATTGTGCTTGGCGCGCTGTCCATCAGTCTGGGTTTCGAAGTCAACACAGTCAGCGATATGGGTGAACTGCCCGAAGGCCTGCCCTATTTCATCATTCCCGATGTGCCGCTGACCTGGGAAACACTGCGCATCATCGCCCCATATTCCGCTACGATGGCGGCGGTCGGCCTGCTGGAGAGTTTGCTGACCGCACAGATCGTGGACGATATGACGCACACTGATTCCAACAAGCAACGCGAAAGCGGTGGCCAGGGTATTGCCAATGTTGTTGCAGCGTTTTTCGGCGGAATGGGCGGCTGCGCGATGATCGGCCAGTCAGTCATCAACGTGACCAGCGGCGGTCGTGGGCGCCTGTCGACATTTACAGCAGGTGTCACCTTACTGGTGCTACTTGCCGCGCTTGGCCCGATCGTGGGCCAGATCCCCATGGCAGCACTGGTAGCAGTGATGATTATGGTGAGCATCGGCACGTTCAGCTGGAATTCGATCCCCAATCTCAAATACCACCCGTGGCAAAGCAGCGTCGTGATGGTCTCGACGGTCGTCGTCGTCGTGGCGACCCACAATCTTGCCCTGGGCGTCCTGATTGGCGTTCTGCTCAGCGGCATCTTCTTCACCGGCAAGGTTCGAAGCATGTTTGGCGTCACACGCGTCCGGGATGAAAACGTCGCGACCTACACCATCACCGGGCAGATTTTCTTCGCCAGTGTGGACCGCCTGTCGCAAGCCTTCGGTCGTGAAAGTGAACGCCCAGACCCGGCAGACCATGTAGTGATTGACGTGTCCGGCGCGCATTTCTGGGATATTTCAGGCGTTGGCGTGTTGGACAAGGTTGTCGAACGCATGCGCATGAACGGTCGGAGCGTCCAGGTCGTCGGGCTGAATGAAGCGAGCGCCGATCTGGTCGACAAATTTGCACTTACCGACAAAACGGGTGTCGAAATCGGACTGGCGCCGCATCCCTGAGAAAGGCGCGAGTTTGGACACTGCCGGAATGCCCTCTCGCACAAGCTCAAACCGCAATGATAGGCTCGAACGCCGCGCATTAGCGGTCGCAATTCTAGCGAAAATCTCTAGGTTCGTCTGATGGACTGGACCTCACTAAGCCGCGAATTCGTTACCCTTTTCGTGGTTGTGGATCCGTTCGGCACGATCCCGGTTTTCCTCTATGCGGTTTCGCGCGTTCCCCCTCACCTGCACAAGCTTTTCGCCCTGCGCGCAGTGCTTATTGCCGCCGCTGTATTGCTGGTGTTTCTGGTCGGTGGGCAGATACTTCTGGAGGCATTGGGCCTTCGGCTCGGCTCTTTTCAGATTGCCGGGGGTATCATTCTCTTTCTCTTCGCGATGACGATGATCTTCGGAGAATCCAAGGCGCAGATTGAAATCGCAGAGGCCCGGAAGGACGAGGATGACGAGCATCTGTCGCAAGCGGTCTTTCCGCTGGCAATGCCGTCAATCGCCTCGCCCGGTGCCATGCTCGCCCTCGTCATCCTGACAGAAAACAGCTCAAATTCATGGAGCGAGCAGGCGGTCACCGCAGGGCTGCTTCTCGTCGTGCTCGCAATTACGCTGCTGCTGCTGCTTGCAGCCAGCCTCATTCACCGTGTCATCGGCGATACAGGCACCTCTGTCATTTCGCGCATCATGGGTATCATCCTTGCCACGATAGCGATTGATGCAATCTTCGGCGGCTTTGATGCGCTGGGCATATTGGAACTGACACCATCAGCCAGCCCCGGCACACTGGTGTCCTGAAACGAAGACCCAGCGGCTGTCTACAAGATATATTTCGACAGGTCGGCGTCACCTGCCAATTCACCCAGCCGTTCACGCACATAGGCTGCATCAACGCTCACGCATTCACCCTTGCGATCTTCAGCTTCAAAGCTGAGTTCCTCGAACAGTTTTTCCATCACTGTTTGCAGGCGGCGCGCGCCGATATTCTCGACGCTTTCGTTCACCTGTGCCGCGATCCGGGCAACTTCGGTCACGGCATCGCCTGTCATGTCTATGGTCAGCTGTTCAGTGCCCAATAGCTCACGATATTGAGTGACCAGATTGGCCTTCGTTTCGGACAGGATGCGGACAAAATCCTCCTCTGTCAGCGAGCGCAGCTCAACACGGATCGGCAGACGGCCCTGCAATTCGGGCAGCATGTCGGATGGCTTGGCCACGTGAAATGCACCGCTGGCGATGAAGAGCACATGGTCCGTTTTCATCGGACCATATTTTGTGGCAACCGTGGTGCCTTCAATCAATGGCAGAAGGTCCCGCTGCACGCCTTCGCGGCTGACGGAGGCGCCGCGCCCATCACTAACCGCGATCTTGTCCACTTCGTCCAGAAAGACGATACCATTGGTCTCTGCATTGGCGAGTGCCACGCGGGCGACATCGTCCTGGTCCATCCGCCTTTCGGCTTCTTCGTCCACTAGCTTGTCCCAGGCATCGGGGACCTTGAGTTTCTGTCGCTTCTTGGGCGGGCCGCCGAAGGCCTTGCCCATCATCTCGGAAAGATTGATCATGGTCGCGCCGCCGCCCATGCCGGGGATATCCATCTGCATGCCCGATTGCTCGGCCACTTCGATTTCCACCTCGGTATCATTCATGGAATCTTCGGTAATCCGCTGGCGAAAGCTCTGGCGCGTTGCCTCACTGGCGTTCTGGCCGACCAGCGCATCAAGCAGGCGTTCCATCGCCGCTTCGCTGGCCGCTTCGCGCACTACATCGCGGCGGCGGTCCTTCTCCAGCCGGATTGCCTCTTCCACCAGATCACGGGCAATCTGTTCGACATCGCGCCCAACATAACCGACCTCGGTAAATTTCGTGGCTTCCACCTTGACGAAAGGTGCCTCGGCCAACTTGGCCAGGCGGCGGCTGATTTCCGTCTTGCCGCAGCCGGTCGGGCCTATCATGAGAATGTTCTTGGGCGTTACCTCATCGCGCAAATCAGATGCGAGACGCTGGCGCCTCCAACGATTGCGCAGGGCCACGGCCACGGCGCGCTTCGCTTCTTTCTGGCCAATAATGTGTTCGTCGAGTGCGGCGACAATCGCCTTGGGGGTAAGATGATCCATGAACGCTTTCTATTCGGTCAAAGGGCCGGATGGGTCGATTGTGCGTGTGCCCAATCATTTGGCGAGCCTGGCCACTGGTTCAAGCCCCGAAAGCAGCTCAGACACCCGATTGCTGTGACAAGATGTCGCCATGATGCGTCACACCCAGCCATATATTCAGCCAGCGGGTCATCGCCCTTTCAACATGGGCAAAGAACAGCCAGCTCAACGCAGCAGTCCCCGCGAAGGCGCTGAGCAAATAGGCCCACGCGCAGCCGACATAATGGGCTTTCGCAAATACCCACATCCACGCATGAGCGATCCGGCTGCAAGGTCCAGCGCGAGTGGCTTCAGACTGTTTCGAGCGTTACATTACCATTGGTGAAAACACAGATATCGGCGGCCACTTTCATTGCGTTTGTCGCGATGACTTCCGCATCGCTTTCATAATCCGCAATCGCGCGGGCGGCCGCAAGCGCGTAATTGCCGCCTGAACCGATGGCCGCAATTCCCGCTTCCGGTTCCAGCACATCGCCATTGCCCGTCAACACCAGCATCACTTCTGCATCGGCTACGATCATCAAGGCTTCAAGATTGCGAAGATATTTGTCGGTGCGCCAGTCCTTGGCCAGTTCCACCGCCGCGCGCAGCAATTGCCCGCTATATTGCTCCAACTTGCGTTCCAGCCGTTCAAACAGGGTGAAGGCATCTGCGGTCGCCCCGGCGAACCCGGCCACCACCTTGCCATCTTCCCCGATGCGGCGAACCTTGCGCGCATTGGGCTTCATGACCGTATTGCCCATGGAAACCTGACCATCGCCCGCGATAACGGTCTTGCCGTCGCGTTTGACGCCGATGATTGTCGTGCCGTGCCACTGGATAAGGCCGTGGCTTGCCCTGTCATCTGTCATGCTGGCCGATATGGGCAAGACGCACGCCCGCTTCAAGCGAAGCTATGCATCCGCCCTTTCATCAGGGACCCGTGGGCGCGCCCGTACCGACCGTGCCGATATTGCCAAACAGGTCTTCCAGGAAGCCGCGTTCGCGGCCCAGCGTAGGCGTCGCATCACTCTCAGGATCAATCCGCGCTACCTGGTCTATTCCACTGCGGGTAGTAGAGCTGACATTGCCCGCAGCATCGAAATGCACGGCAATCACATTGTGTTGATCAATGCGCGGCTGACGGAAAGGAGCCTGTTGAGTCCGGCTGGTGACATAATACCACACCGGATCGCCGAACTGGCTGACCATGGTGGGCTGGCCAAGTGTGCCGCGAACCGATTGCTGATTGTCCAGTCCCGGCTGTACCGAAGCGACCAGTGTTTCATCCAGAATATATCCGCGGTGATTGGTGATCGACGAACAACCCGCCATCGCCCCGGTGAGCGAAATGCCCAGCCCTGCCAGCGCCGCTATCCGCACGATCGAAACCATAGTTAGGAACCCTTCGAAATTCACATGAAACCACCGGGACATGCCCTTGCGCGATTGCCTCGGCGCAGGCTGACCCTATATCAGCGGCAAGCCTTAGGGTAGCCTGCACGCAGGTGCAACGCGTTGCTGTGGGTGATCCATTGAACTTGCCATTAACAAGGGGCTGCCATGTCGATTTTCAAACGCCTTCTGCGCAGGCGCGAACACACCGAATTACGCCCGCTTTGGCACTCCACTGTCGCTACCAGCCGGGAGGAGGACTGGTATCTGGATTGTCTTGTGGAGGATACGCTCGATGGCCGCTTCGATATGATTTCGCTGGTCCTATCGCTGGTACTTCTACGCATGGAACAAAGCGAAAGGCTCGGCCCCAAGACCGGACAGCTGACAGAGTTGTTCATTGCCGACATGGATCGCCAATTGCGCGATTCGGGTGTGGGCGATCTCAGGGTGGGCAAGAATATGGGCAAGTTGATGAGCGCGCTGGGCGGACGGTTGGGCAGTTTGCGTAGCGCCCTGGCCAATCCCGAAGATGCCGAACTGGCTGAAGTGCTGGCGCGCAATATGCGGCTGACGGATGAAGATTCCCCACCGCTCGCGCTCGCCGCTCGCGCGCGTGCGCTGAACACAGATCTTGCCGAGGTGAGCGATGATGCGCTTCTTGCCGGGACGTTGCGCCCGTGAGTGACGCGATTGAGTTCTCCCGCCCGTTCGACCTGCGCGGAATAACGGTTCGCCCTGTTCACATTGAAGCCGAGGAGGCAGAACGAGAAGCACTTGCCCGCCGTTTCAGCCTTGTATCCATAGGTAGGCTGGAAGCTGAACTGACTATAGAAGCAGAAGGCGACAGGATCAGTGCAAAAGGCAAGATGCATGCCAAGATTGTGCAAAGCTGCGCAGTATCGGGCAATGATCTACCCGGCGAATTCCACGAAGATATCGCCCTCCACTTCGTCCCGGCGGAAACGCTGGAAGTCAGTGAACCCGATACCGAGATAGAGCTGGAGGCCGAGGATCTGGACGAGATTGGCTATAGCGGCAGCAGCATCGATCTGGGCGAAGCTGTCGCGCAAAGCCTTGCGCTGACGATTAATCCTTATGCAGAAGGGCCGGACGCCGATGCTTTCAGACGCGAACAGGGGCTGCTGGAACAGGATTCGAGCGGCCCGCTGGCAGAGGCGCTCAAGGGGTTACTAAAGGAATAACCCGCTTGCCCGAAACGCCATCGACGCGAAAACGAGCGCTTCCTTCACCGGAAACGCTCGTCTGATCGAATGCTGCAAAATCCATTCGCGCAATGCCAGAGAGCATCGCCATTGACCAAAGGTGGTCAGAACGGAATGTCATCATCCAGATCGTCATAGTTGGAGCCGCCGCCCGCACCGCCTGATGCGCCGCCCGAACCGCCCGACGATCCGCCGCCTTGGTCCCAGCCACCTGAAGACTGGCCTCCGCCGCCGCCATAACCGCCACGCTGGCCGCCACCGCCACCGCTATCGCTGCGACCGTCCAACATTGTCAGAGTGCCGTTGAAGCCGCGCAGGACGATTTCAGTTGAGTAGCGATCCTGCCCCTGCTGATCCTGCCATTTGCGCGTCTGCAGTTGACCCTCGATAAATACCTTTGCGCCCTTCTTCAGGTAGTTTTCGACCACGTTGACCAGACCTTCGGAGAAGATGGCGACCGTGTGCCATTCGGTGCGTTCCTGCCGCTGCCCGTCACGATCCTTCCATGTTTCACTGGTGGCGATGCGCAAATTTGCCACCTTGCCGCCGTTTTGAAAGCTGCGGATTTCCGGATCGGCACCCAGGTTTCCGATAAGCATGACTTTATTGAGGCTGCCGGCCATTTCTCAATTTCCCTCTAGCGATTTCTATCGGGCTTATCGAAGGGTCGGGCGAGTCGCCACCCCTTCGCCCCATGGCTGTCCACAATGGCAATGCTGATGCGTGCGAAAAGCTGTCGCAACGCCCAGCTTCTACAAGCCCAGAGCCACCGCGCTCCAATAGGTTATCCCTGCGAACAGATAAGCCAGGCCAAACAGATAGGCCAACATGAAGGCGGGCCATTTCCAGCCATTCGTCTCCCGGCGGGCAACTGCGATGGTGGAAAGGCATTGGGGTGCAAAGACGAACCATGCGAGGAATGCGAGCGCCGTTGGCAAGGTCCAGCCTGCCTGCAGGCGCGGGATCAGGCGGTTCGCCTCTTCCTCTTCATCATCGGAATCAACGGCATAGGTGGTAGCGAGCGCGGACACGGCGACTTCGCGCGCAGCCATTGCTGGGATCAGCGCAAGGCTGATTTCGCGGTTAAACCCGATGGGCGCCATTACCGTATGCAGACCGTCGGCAACATGGCCGGCAATACTTGCATCAAGCTGACTTTCCCCCGCTTCAGCCTTGGGAAAGCTCAATAACACCCACAGGGCGATCGTGGCAGCAAAGATGATCGTGCCAGCGCGGCGCAAAAAGACCCATGCGCGTTGCCACAGGCCGATGGCAAGATCGCGCAGCGGCGGCATCTGATAGCGCGGCAATTCCATGATGAACCCGCTTTCGCCGCCCTTGGTAACGGTGCGCCGAAGCACCAGTGCGACCAGCATCGCGCCGATAATGCCCGAAACATACAGCGCGAACAGCACCAGCCCCTGCAGCCCGATTCCCGGCCCTACAGTGGTCGACGGTATAAATGCTGCAATGATCACAGCATAGACTGGCAACCGCGCCGAACAGGTCATCATGGGAGCGATGAGGATCGTCGTCAGCCGATCTTTCGGATCAGCGATCGCGCGGGTCGCCATGATACCGGGAATGGCGCAGGCAAAACTGGACAGAAGCGGAATGAAACTACGACCGGACAGGCCCACGGCCGCCATCATTCTATCCATGATGAAGGCCGCGCGAGCCATATAGCCAGATTGCTCCATCGCGAGGATAAAGGCGAACAGGATGACGATCTGCGGCAGGAAAACCACCACGCTGCCGACACCTGTCAGCACGCCTTCTGTCAGGAAATCACGAATTATGCCCTCGGGCAGCGCGGATTGTGCCAGCCCGATTAGCACACCAATGCCAGCGTCCAGCGCATCTGCAAAAGGCGTGGCCCAGGCGAATACTGCCTGAAAGATGACGAAGAGCAGTGCAAACAGAATCGGCGGGCCAAACCACCGGTGCAGCAATATCTTGTCGAGATGCGTGTGCAGACGGTGTTCGGGACTTTCAGAAAGGATCGCGCCCTTGGCGATATTGCGCGCTGACAGCCGCCGCTCCGGCAGTGTTAGTGCGCTGACTTCATGTCGCGCCGACAGATCTTGGTCATGCGCGCCCGACATCGCTTCTATCAGCGCTTCCAGTCCGCGCTTGCGCACTGCCACGGTGGAGACCACCGGAACGCCCAGTGATGCAGCCAGCGCCTCCGGGTCGATAGCCAGACCGTCACGTTCAGCAAGATCGATCATATTGAGCGCAACCACCGTCGGGCGACCCAATGCTATGACTTCCTGCGCAAAAACCAGATGCTGCTGAAGATTGGCGGCATCAATCACCACCACAAGCATTTCCGGCGTCGCTTCGCCGGGAAATTCGCCCAGCACGACCTGCCGGGTCACTACTTCATCCGGGCTGGCAGCATCAAGCGAATAGGAGCCGGGCAAGTCGATCAGCTCAATCGGCTCTCCACTCGACAATGCCATGCGGCCGCTTTTTCGTTCTACTGTCACGCCGGGATAATTGGCTATTTTCTGTCGCGCGCCGGTCAGCGCGTTGAACAGCGCGCTTTTGCCCGCATTGGGGTTGCCGACCAGTGCAGCAGTGCGCATCAGAGTCATATGATACGCACCCTCATCGCTTTGGCATGGCCGCGGCGAATCGCTACGACAGTCCGCCCGATAACCAGCGCAATCGGGTCCTTGCCAAAAAACACCCCGCGATGGGCAATCGCCACACGTGATCCTTCATCAAGGCCCAGCGCCCGCAGCCGCTTTCCCTCATCGGGCGCAAGCACGCTCCAATCGACGGAGAGTATTTCTGCACGCACAAGTGGCGCAAGATTATCAAGCGTGTCAGTATCTGTCGAAATATCGGAAGAGGGGTGGTGTATCACACAAGGGCTCGTGCCAGAGCTGCTGGCTTTTTGCAATCGCTTCGCAATAGTGAGTAGCGATTAATTCTGCGGGTAGCGCAACCGGCCAAGGAAACGCGCGACACTAAAATGCTCACGCTCGCGGCCTAGCAATTGCGCCTTGGCCTTTTCGAACTTCATCACGCCTTCGATGCGCCGATCCAGAAATGCGCGAGTCTCTACCTTGTCGTCGCTGTCATCGTTTTTCCAGATCGCCAGAGTTGCCCCATAAATTGACGCAAGGATCGCACGCTTGGAGTAGTGATTGTAGTCAGTGGAAATATCACCAGCCAGCCGCCACATTTTATCCGCGCTTGACCAGCCCTGCCGCAGCGCAGCGGGGACGTTCATCGGCATCGCCTGAATTGCCATCGCCCGAGACAGCGATTCTTCCAGACCGGCGATAGCTTCAAGGCGGAACCAGACCAGCGTGGCAATACGCTGTCGGATTGGCAAATTGCCCAGTCGCCCGTCGGCAAATTCAGCTTCCATCCGCGCATCGACAGATGCCACCCATGCATCAATCATGCCTATAGCGCGGCCTTGCAAACCCTTTGCGGGAAAGGCGAGCTTCGCCACTGCAAAATCAGCACCAAGGGTCTGCGCTGCAGCTTCCAGTGCCGCTTCGCTCCAGCCATCAAACATGGCCGACAGCGCAATCTGCGGGGCGAGCGCAATGCGCAACTCATCAAGCGTCAGA
This window harbors:
- a CDS encoding FeoA family protein; translated protein: MIHHPSSDISTDTDTLDNLAPLVRAEILSVDWSVLAPDEGKRLRALGLDEGSRVAIAHRGVFFGKDPIALVIGRTVVAIRRGHAKAMRVRII
- a CDS encoding YceD family protein, translated to MSDAIEFSRPFDLRGITVRPVHIEAEEAEREALARRFSLVSIGRLEAELTIEAEGDRISAKGKMHAKIVQSCAVSGNDLPGEFHEDIALHFVPAETLEVSEPDTEIELEAEDLDEIGYSGSSIDLGEAVAQSLALTINPYAEGPDADAFRREQGLLEQDSSGPLAEALKGLLKE
- the feoB gene encoding ferrous iron transporter B, whose product is MTLMRTAALVGNPNAGKSALFNALTGARQKIANYPGVTVERKSGRMALSSGEPIELIDLPGSYSLDAASPDEVVTRQVVLGEFPGEATPEMLVVVIDAANLQQHLVFAQEVIALGRPTVVALNMIDLAERDGLAIDPEALAASLGVPVVSTVAVRKRGLEALIEAMSGAHDQDLSARHEVSALTLPERRLSARNIAKGAILSESPEHRLHTHLDKILLHRWFGPPILFALLFVIFQAVFAWATPFADALDAGIGVLIGLAQSALPEGIIRDFLTEGVLTGVGSVVVFLPQIVILFAFILAMEQSGYMARAAFIMDRMMAAVGLSGRSFIPLLSSFACAIPGIMATRAIADPKDRLTTILIAPMMTCSARLPVYAVIIAAFIPSTTVGPGIGLQGLVLFALYVSGIIGAMLVALVLRRTVTKGGESGFIMELPRYQMPPLRDLAIGLWQRAWVFLRRAGTIIFAATIALWVLLSFPKAEAGESQLDASIAGHVADGLHTVMAPIGFNREISLALIPAMAAREVAVSALATTYAVDSDDEEEEANRLIPRLQAGWTLPTALAFLAWFVFAPQCLSTIAVARRETNGWKWPAFMLAYLFGLAYLFAGITYWSAVALGL
- the ssb gene encoding single-stranded DNA-binding protein, producing MAGSLNKVMLIGNLGADPEIRSFQNGGKVANLRIATSETWKDRDGQRQERTEWHTVAIFSEGLVNVVENYLKKGAKVFIEGQLQTRKWQDQQGQDRYSTEIVLRGFNGTLTMLDGRSDSGGGGGQRGGYGGGGGQSSGGWDQGGGSSGGSGGASGGAGGGSNYDDLDDDIPF
- a CDS encoding ubiquinol-cytochrome C chaperone family protein encodes the protein MSIFKRLLRRREHTELRPLWHSTVATSREEDWYLDCLVEDTLDGRFDMISLVLSLVLLRMEQSERLGPKTGQLTELFIADMDRQLRDSGVGDLRVGKNMGKLMSALGGRLGSLRSALANPEDAELAEVLARNMRLTDEDSPPLALAARARALNTDLAEVSDDALLAGTLRP
- a CDS encoding COQ9 family protein, which translates into the protein MAETGAAIADLTLDELRIALAPQIALSAMFDGWSEAALEAAAQTLGADFAVAKLAFPAKGLQGRAIGMIDAWVASVDARMEAEFADGRLGNLPIRQRIATLVWFRLEAIAGLEESLSRAMAIQAMPMNVPAALRQGWSSADKMWRLAGDISTDYNHYSKRAILASIYGATLAIWKNDDSDDKVETRAFLDRRIEGVMKFEKAKAQLLGREREHFSVARFLGRLRYPQN